Part of the Citrus sinensis cultivar Valencia sweet orange chromosome 2, DVS_A1.0, whole genome shotgun sequence genome, GAAACCTTGTAGCAATGACAATGATTGCCTTTACCTCCACTGcattgataaaaaaacaaaatgctatCAGGGTCATTGTGCTTGCATTGATTAAATAAGAGTAAATGCCAAATTATCAATAAACGGGGAATTAAAATTTCTCAACAATACTTTGATTTtgtcttaatttataaatcatctttttgtttgtttgtttgttattattattattttgtttttatcttcCAAAACCTGACACTCATCTAATCTAAGCTTGGTAAGctacaaaatattaatcaagGAGATTGCGAATTTTTCCCTATTGTAATCAATATATACCATTTATCCCCTTGCTACTTTTATATTAGCTAATAACTCCTTGACagtataaatttgtaatattacccttattttgaaatatacttttatttatatttatcataaattaaataaattatatgaatagaaattaaataaaaaaattaagtattaaaacaagaaatatatgttttgatgtgaaaaaaaattaataataaaatttttttgtactttttttattttgtaaacattttcttataatacatatttttcaatattttaaacttaaatgtaaaaagtaccaaaaaaattattatttattttataatacttttttatttatcattaaggcttttcttataataattttttatcattttataataattttcttatatttattataagataatgtttataaaataaaaaaagtacaagaaaatttttcacatcaaaataaatatttcttatttttaatacttaatttctttattttaatttccaagcatctgatttatttaatctataataaatataaataaaagtgtacttgaaaataagggtaatattgtaaacttatattGTTTGTGGGTTATtgactattataaaaataacaataggaaaaatggtatatattaattatagtaggGGAATTGATAATGTGCCTATTAATTAATACTCTCACGCCTATACCAAAACATTTTCCAATAACATTAAGAAACTTTTCGTTACTTGCATATATAACAGCAGAACGCCAGAATCAAATGATCACAATGCAAGTATGAAGAGTAGATGTGATGCGTTGAAAGGTAAAACCTCCGTGGGAGGTGCCTACAAAAGATCTGGATTtgaatttcataattgttGGGGAAGACAATAATGTGATAAGTAATggacataaaaatttaaaaaaaattaaaaaaaaaagagtccaATCAAAGGGTAAagattaattagtttatttgtaattgtatGTGTCTgactctaaaaaatattttagacaaaattataatatcgcagaaaataatgattgaaTGTATcttttatgtaataaaaattactagTGTGGGATAcgttaaaataatattgtgatataaaaaatgacttaaaatttttaatggagtAAATGCTCCTTTAGTCTTTAATATTTGAGCTTGTTATCAAGTTATTCcgatattttaaaagattactGAAAATACTCATGTCATATCTTGTTCTCTTTAAAATTTGCTTAATGATTCTCTACCTTTTTAATGGAATATAGTTATATGAACCATCTTATCTAGTTaactactagaaaaataggctaccatgataaaatttttgtgataaataatagaaaattagtCATTTATCACAAGAATTTGATAGTCATGTGACAGAATTTTCATATATCATAAAGACATGACAGATTTGTGATAGCTTATTTATCTATCGCACACGTATGATAGCATATTGACATTTAACGAAACGGTGACTTTTGGATGGACAAATTTAGACATGGAACGACACCGTATCTTGaaaccaccaaaaaaaaaaataattgtaggTGTTAGACTCTCCTTTCACATagaaattttatcataaagGGATTAAATGACAGATATTCTCTATTATAGTAGCCCATTTTCCTAGTACTGTTTGAAAcctaacaaattttttttttcctttttgtttttgttttaacaCTATCTTTACATCTATCGGCTGAGAATTTCGTCATGAATGAATATGAATCACAAATCTTTGCTTTGACGAGAGGCCTGACCCCTCCAAACACAAAGATTGTTTTGAAAATAGtatacacacacgcacacCACTGCTTGGTTTTGACACTCAAGCGACCCGCGCTAAACATCGATGCAAAGGTTATATTTCATCCCCTCTATCTCCAAGCCCCTTTACTAGGCtggatatatattttttgaggAGATAAATGGTCATTCTGTGATTAAATTCAACATTTCATCCACTATTTTGCAGAGTTTTAGCTtataattaaagagaaattgcCGAGCAGCGGTGGATAATGTTAAAATCTCATCATTAATAATGTGATACCgaatttattatgtaattgATATGGGAGGTGTTGGCAATATGACTACGGTATTAAAAGggaataaaattttggattttaggTTTGTGTCTGATTATTTTCCtctttaattgaaattgtaatttataatgtaattgGGAGGTGTTGGCAATTCAtctattgttattaaaattgaataaaaattttgatgtgACTTAGTACTCCCCATTCAATCCACTTTAAATCCTTTTCTCTTGCATTTATCTTGTAAAGAGTgattgttagagtgcaatttatgcactagttttgcattatttacttcccttaatatcaatgttttgcacttaataatagtgatttacttgtgttttacttttgtaggtgcaattctattgattgatgataaaattgagctataagatgatgtttaaggatgattgttctcttggagaaattatgagcgtcagaagaactttgttgataaggcgtgggcgcgtgctgtcaactgcggacctgcagtttttagtttaacgtgttttgtatttttggttatttttgtaattacgaatttaatatttcagatattaggattttattttaaatagaattctaaaagagaagagagagaaagtattTAAGgaaggaatctattgtgaaaaaggggggatttttggattggagaaaaagaaagaaaccctagatctaatttttctcttctctctatgaagagctaaacctatttttctggttgaaggataacgaagctttgattcatcactactgtgagatctttcttatgctttaattgttttattactttttgggtatttgtttattctctgaattagttttatgattatgtttgttaattaggtaattggccactatttaattatcaacttaatctattgtcaattaaaggattcatcgtatgaagaatttaatgtttgtgacaaataacatagcagagagttgtgttgtgagaataaacaatctaatttaaatgaatcatcatatgtgttgattaggatttgggtctctctggtttttcaggctgtcaattgattaaatcctatgatcgtatctagggttgtctattgattagggaaatatccaacggtcgtaccttggttatcaactaattaaggagagattggctattagagggtctcagtagctataaccggtctattcataagtaataataatatatatttgaatcaatgatcagtagtcgaatcaagctgagttaattccttcaaccagagctttctccaatttgaattacaactttaatttgcattcttgttattttaatttgatttttattattgtcaacaattcccccattttacgttttacgtttcaaaaggatttaaataattaccgatctctgtggacacgaccctgctcaatcactatacacaatttatttagagtaggaatttatttttgttggcttcgacacccatcagtgatgatacagccacaactCTTATAGAATTTATGTATAAACTtatgtggcatgataaaattagttgaattaaatatctcttaccccacatgatttatttctattattttatatttttcattcaactaGTGAATTAATGTCACAAACTCTCGAACAACCTTGTGTGCTTTCAACTTAAATCAACGTATATTATTTACCATATATTGCTTTCATAACAACTAATTTTCCCTTAGAACCATAATTTTACAGTATTACTTCTTTTAAATtcacttttattcatattaacTATAAACTAAGTAAaccatattaattaaaattaaaataaaaatttagatactaaaaataagaaatataagtttgggtttgaaaaaataaataataaaatatttttcttacttttttattttttaaaatatttttctaataaaaatatatttttatattcccaaaacaaaatataaaaaaatggcTCATTtatccctcttttttttttaaattatttatgctaAGAAgtttttagatattataaaaatagtaggaGTAATTGATGTATATTGATtttagtaaagaaaaaaatggataaTGTTCCTATTTTACAATAACGTTTTATGCTAACAAATCGAGAAGAGTCACAGGGGACCAAGAGTGGAGAAGCGACTGGAGTTTACGGACACGATCTTTtccaatttaatattaaattttaatttattataaacgtttaaagtcaaatttttgatatcttaaaaaattatttttgagttgctataattaaagatataatagttAAAAGAAGTATATGGTGgcagttaataaaatttaagcaaCCATCGGaccatttataaaatatatattattttatgtattccattattttaatattatatctgtatttattttatgatccTTATGACCTTTTTACTTTCctagaaattataataattcgATATTGTAATTACATAGATTAGCTGTATCCAATCCAATAGCAAATTAACAAACATCAATTAACTAAAACAGggcatattatttattcataacCAATACCGAGCCATTCAAGCAATTGATAGTTCCTTTCAATAATGTTTACAATATACTTTAGTAATGTTGCCTTCTCATTTTAACACCGGTGGAGCTGTATAGCCtgtagataaaaataattattttagcatatatgtataattattttcaggTGAATGcgttctcatttttttattagggACACATTGTTAAGTAATGTTACttaatagagttaatttttaattcactaTAAAACCTTGTGATTTAATAGATAAAGGTGCCCGTATTAAAAAGAACTTAATATCTGTCAATGAATAAcagaaaaaagtaaacaattatatctttttttgttatctcaTGTATTGATAGTAATGAAAAACAGCAAAAACAGATAAAATTACTCATTAACATGTCCACATTCCCAAACAAACGGGCGATGTTAAAGAACTCCATCCTATACTGTATGAAATATGACTACCTGATTTGTCCAGGCTCGGGGATACAGTAGCCATTTGATACCCTAGTCAcattcttaaatatgataaattgcgcaatttcatttttgttttttttttttttaaattgaaccAAATTAAACAACAATATCACCGATAAGCCGATgccaaaagaattaaatttaaaaaaaaaaaagtacaatgacatcataataattaaatcttacTTCCACATTTTGTTCCAGGAGCAATGGGCCTGCCACAAAATTGAGCCACAAAAGCCAATTTCTCCATGCTAAGTAACTCTTCAATTTGCTTTGTAACGAGCTTGCACGTACATGGCATCCCAATTTCTTTAACAGCGTTGCAGCACAAAGCATTTGGTGAGACTTTTGGTCCTTCTTTCACAATAAAATCCTGGCATCCCACCAAAACACCAAGCCCTGAGAGATTTCCACAGTCATCTTGCTGGGCTAAGGCCTGATTTTTGCCACCTACAAGTATGATTCCGGCGGCGGCGACGATTGCCAGCTTTAAGCTCAAGAAATGAGCTGCTGAAGTTGCCATGATCTTGAAATATTTCTGTATGTGTCAGTGCAGAAACCTGAAAATTTTGTGCCGATTTATATCGACAtggatcattttattttctttgtcatcTTGTTCTTATCTTCAAAAGTTGTCACTAACGCGTTGAAATGGGAGGTTATTAAAGGAGAAATGTGGGGCTATACTTTGACTATAAGTTAAGGCCAAATGGGGCAATTATTTGTgccattaaattaaattaaggcTCCATTTGGTGTTTGGTGTTGTAGTAGAAATTACTGTAAAGTGTTTTGACTGTGATTTCaaagctaaaataattttattccaGTACCGTATAATGAAAACTTTATATAACTAAAagtattttctcaaaatattgattacttttaatttttatatcataGTTCGAGCATCCATTTAATAGCACCATAACACTATATAAAGCCTACTGTACACCGCATGGTAGTATTATAGAATATGCTAATATAATCTTcacaaaaggaagaaaatctacaagaaaattcaaaatacgATTGcctattttagtattttattaggattaggataaaaaaaattacgtatcgttaaaatgaatttcaatgaacttttttctctttttttttttttttttttttttttttttggcccaCCAAAAGATAAGAGGTTGGCATctcctaaataaaatttttaactccTTATCTCTTGGAATCAGTTTAGTAGCTCTGTGAATTTGTTTGGCACAACTGaaaatgttcatttttctttcttatagaCAATCAATGAGAACAATCCGTCAACTCCTGTTGTTTTCTATTGTATTTTAGTGGTGCGATTCACGTATGTTTCTGAATTCTAATCACAGAAGCAAATGAATATATCTCTCTAAAAAATGAACCTCCAATTTGCAATTTTGATGCATCTATCTGAATTCTGCAGTTCACTTTTTTATTAGCTGAACTGCTCCAGGCCTAAacaaatttacataatttagtAGTCTAAAGGAATGTACTAGTCAATTTATAGCAATGTTGAACAAATTATTGTGCAGAGTATGAACAGTGAGCTCATCAAAAGCAGAAGGAAAATTTTTCACAGATCATACAACAATATGAGCAGTACTTGGTTTGTACTCTGCTGATGCATTTTAAGTTTAAACATGCAATCTACGGCAAAAATACTCAATAGACAAGGCAATGACAGTCACTTGGGCGCCCCGCACAATTACTCCCTACAATGCAATGAACTAGAACAAATTTGATATTGCATTATGCATAATACGCGCATTTCAGGCTATAAAATCAGTTCAATCTCGAACCATATAATGTATGAGATAAAAGATCAAACAGGGGTGAAATATATTAAGCTTCGAGGGAGCTCAAGTTAATCCACAAAGAAGCACAATACATCATTTCAGAAACAAtgatacaaattaataaaatttagtatACAACATAATCAAAACAAAAGCTTATAGTTATCTATACATGCCAAATTAAGATCCAATCTAATTTCATTCGATGTAAAATGATACGAATGAAACAAACGACTAGTAGGTAGGTTCATGACTAGGACTTTTATATCATTACAACAGTATGCATTGCAGATAAACAGAATCATTTCAATGTCACCATCAATCAATCACCAGTCTTACTTCCTACAGCTCCATGCTGATACCGAAAATAGAGGTCGATCGTGCCAGCAAATTAGCACACACCTGTTGTCTTCTGCGATCCTATACCCATCACAGTTGTAGCTCTGCAACAATCTCCTCGCCTGCAACATACCACAGTAGCTCAAAGGCACATTCCCAAAGCAAGCCAAATCAAAACGTTGAATCCACTTCTCGAGTTTCTCATGTCTTTCCTTCCTTTCAAATCCTTCACAAGctataatgtttttaatttcctcCCCAAACAGCATTTTCTCCACCTTCAATCTCTCCATTGATGTTCTTGAAACACTAGATTCTAAACAATCAAACAATGCTGCATACGAGTAAAGAGCCTCCAATAACCTCTCCATGAGAGTCAAGCCATTGTGATTAGAATCCTGTTCTGTCACCACCATAATTTTTGGTGACAAGCCCCACAGAGAATTAAGAAAGCTATCCATCTTTGCTGAAGCATTTGGAGACAGAGGCGATGATGAGACTGAATCAGGACTCTGGCTATACCCATACCCATTAGCCAAAAGGGAATTCTTCAATGCTATCAAGGAGGCATAATCATCAGCGGCCAAAAGGGAATGCAGCTGAAGAACAGAACTGATCGCGAGAGCCTCACCGGTTTTAACTCTCAATTTGTCAAAATCAAGATTTTCTAATTTGCTAACCACTGAATTGAATTGGAAAGGGATATCCAATTTCTCTGCTTCTTCGGTCAATCTATGAGCCATTTGATCCAACACCTCCTTCTGCGGATGAATCCCCGTGATTCTCAAATGAGGTGGCCCTTCAGGCCTTGTACTCAAAGCTTGAATGAGTGCAATCCACTGTGCAGGCTCAGCTGCATTTAGATCAATCACATGAACCACCTTTTCCCCTTCCATTGCTTCAATAATAGCTTGATTTGTGAGCACAAAAGCCACTTTCAAGAACGGGAACATATCAAAAAATAGTTTCCGAACAAGCATTTCTTCAGAAACTGAACTAATTCTAGTGGAATTGAGGGCCTTGTGAAGGCCAGGCCAAGATTTGAGGATTCTTTGAGCAAGTGCCTCGGTGAAGTAGGCAGCAATGCGTTGCATGGTGTCACCATCAGGAGAGGCGAGTTGCGAGATTTGGTCCAGAGCAAGATTAGCATTTTCAAGACTACCATTTGCTACATGATTTGCACAACTAAGCAATAGATGAATCAAATACAAGCCCCTTTCCTCAGATTTAAGCTCTCTAAGCCACTGATAAGGGGAGCCTAAACTAGGAGACATCGTTGAGAAGAATTGAAgaggagatgatgatgatgttacaGACGAAGATCCATCATCTTGAAACATTGGTACcattaaataagcaaaaataatAGTCAAGAATCAGAACTCGCCTAAGTGTGCATGTAGCATTCACAAGAATCAACGAAAATTTAAGCaagttaaaatcaaaatcacaagAAAACAACAGTATGAAACAGtgcaaaaccaaaaaaaaataaaagaaagaaaaaccagAACTAACCAAACAAATTGAGAGGTGAAAATTCCTTAGTGTGTTCTGTAAATCATCAAAAACCCACAAAGAATATCACAAGAAAGGTAAAGAAAGCTCCTCTGAAACAGAAACTGCACAGggttttgaaatgaaagagagAAGTCTTTGGTTTATAGTTGAATATGGTGATGGGGGAACGTTGGAGTCGACAATGCGTAAGGGGGTGCTTTTGTCGTTTGGTGATTTGTTTGTTGTCGTTTGCCTCGTTTAAGTGGGAATGTGGAATTTGTGCGAACCTGAGCCTCTTTAGACTTTAGCTGGCACAGTTGCACTCCCCTTTTCTCTCTCCTTACTGCACAAATTTTTgtctcttctttctctttttaagaATTAATGTCAACTACAACCCATTATATCTTGAAAACTTCACACGATGGCCTATTTGTCTCATTTCTTATCAGTCACACCCTGCCGTCacatatattgataaaaaatctacttaacctcttaaactaattttataatgATGCAATCTAGACATTTGCTTCTAAAGTGAGCATAtgtatttctaaatattagaaaaaaaatcaatttatataatatacgAAGCAAGACTCAAACCATCAATCTCAAAAGTTATGTGAGGAATTTTTTATCGCTTGATAaatgattgatttttcttttaatgaagcaCGTGTGacaatttttaagagaaaaaaatccaCTAatgagtaaaataataattaacatagttaagaaatataaattaaatttatcctTTATAATTACTCTTTtacttctatttttaattacttctCAAAAtatatggtaaaaaaaaatctctcatGTTTGAATTGtctctttaataaaaaagataaatcttAGATAAGTGATCTCCTGCCCAAATATTATTAGCATTCACTAACACCCccaccttaaaaaaaataacaataacataaCTTACATGtatctataattttattgggGGCGTTTTAATATCTTATTAGGTGGAAACTAGAAAGTAAGGTTAAAGGGTGTAGttggtgaaaaataaaactaagagACTATTGTTAAAAGTACATCAAAGCATGATGGTCTCCATTGATATTAGcccatatttttgtttttctttctaagACTTCAACTTTTAATGCTTTTGTCTTCACTTAGGTGGATTGGGAATCAGCTGGCTTAAAACGTCCCATTTAATATTCTAAAAGGTCACTAAAATCCAAACATGCCGTAACAAAGACAAACAAAGGCCTCAGATTTGTTTCCTTGTGGGGTAATGTGTGGGAAATGCAAGAAACCCCCTCAAAAGCGCTTCCaaaatttgcttttgtttttctctctttaattttaacaatgaCTTTACGCTTGGTGCTATCTTGttgtattaaagaaaaagagaacaGGAGGTTAAGCTAAAATACAAAAGTGGATAGATGGTATATTTATCTCTATTAAAATTCGTGGACTTTTAGGTGAGAATTCTTCAAACTCAAGTACCATAGTTacccttttaatttttttttccttttcttttattcaaatatcataatgatcattttcttttagttttctgccacgtcatcgtGAAAAATATCACATAAATGCTtccaataacaaaaaattggGCACATCATCAATAAGTAGTTGCTTGATTAGAAGATTAGAAGATTTATGGGCTAAGAAAGCttgatttatgatttttcaGGCTACAACTATACATAATTGGGAGTATTTAAATACTATAGGTTAACAGTTGGATACAAAGGATCTTTAATCACACAGCTGGCATGACTGGACATGAAACTCAAGCTATACACATACTTACAAAAGTTTAGTACTTGTGTCCAGCTTTAATTATCTGGACACTTGCACATCTCACTattactttgttttttttttaaaaccatattaatttagttagatattcacaattaaaaatactttttacatCAACCAAAAAATCTTTTAGATGGGTTAATAAATTGGGATGGTGCGCTTGACTATTTagtagagatggcaaaatccAAATCTAGATTCGGATGTAAATACATTTGGATCCAGATCcgcaataaaattttcatatttggaTCTGCATCCagatttacaaaaaaatatacgGATTCTGCTTGATTGCACACACCATATCAATTCTAAGCCTCAAACGAATTAAACATGCTTTTAAATACGTAGAAGATAATGTTTCCTCACTATAACGCAAACGGGACGTACTTTTTTGGCCATACATGACTTTGaatcagaaaataattttgacattttccATGCATTCATTTCACATATTTCTTCTCCAAATGGGATCGACAAGTTTCCAAGAAAGTATCCG contains:
- the LOC102607411 gene encoding uncharacterized protein LOC102607411, with protein sequence MATSAAHFLSLKLAIVAAAGIILVGGKNQALAQQDDCGNLSGLGVLVGCQDFIVKEGPKVSPNALCCNAVKEIGMPCTCKLVTKQIEELLSMEKLAFVAQFCGRPIAPGTKCGSYTAPPVLK
- the LOC102607699 gene encoding scarecrow-like protein 3, coding for MSPSLGSPYQWLRELKSEERGLYLIHLLLSCANHVANGSLENANLALDQISQLASPDGDTMQRIAAYFTEALAQRILKSWPGLHKALNSTRISSVSEEMLVRKLFFDMFPFLKVAFVLTNQAIIEAMEGEKVVHVIDLNAAEPAQWIALIQALSTRPEGPPHLRITGIHPQKEVLDQMAHRLTEEAEKLDIPFQFNSVVSKLENLDFDKLRVKTGEALAISSVLQLHSLLAADDYASLIALKNSLLANGYGYSQSPDSVSSSPLSPNASAKMDSFLNSLWGLSPKIMVVTEQDSNHNGLTLMERLLEALYSYAALFDCLESSVSRTSMERLKVEKMLFGEEIKNIIACEGFERKERHEKLEKWIQRFDLACFGNVPLSYCGMLQARRLLQSYNCDGYRIAEDNRCVLICWHDRPLFSVSAWSCRK